The Lycium ferocissimum isolate CSIRO_LF1 chromosome 10, AGI_CSIRO_Lferr_CH_V1, whole genome shotgun sequence genome window below encodes:
- the LOC132034584 gene encoding aldehyde dehydrogenase family 3 member F1-like codes for MLTQLLAAQAQCQESGSSSGNNGESSKTKDFLRMNPPIFTETKKDEDPQDYINALQKISRIMIVTEIEAATFETHQLQSVANTWYESWELSQGEDAPDATWDEFTSTFLDHFMPIEVREAKAEQFLKLKQNGRSVQDYYLEFISLAKHAPNMVPDMRARVRRFVGGLDSHLYDGANIAAQNGGMTISKMVAFVQGNETRLKEEEALQKEKDKEFNKRVKSNGQSAIEDGYYKESDSIYSLNIGVSLEPLIGAIAAGNVMVLKPSELAPACSSVLAKTIPTYLDSKAIKVIEGDYSVGQKLLQQKWDKIFFTGSTKVAQIVMAAAAKHLTPVTLELGGKCPAIIDSLCSSWDKNIAMKRILSGKFGTCAGQVCAGIDYILVKKTFASELVQMIKLAIPKMFGENPKESHSMSRIVNKTHFLRIKNLLDEPMVKASIIYGGSTDEDNLYIEPTLLLDPPVQAAIMTEEIFGPLLPILTMDNIEDSIEFINAKPKPLAIYAFTKDEELKRKIISRTSSGSVVFNDTIIQYAADTLPFGGVGQSGFGRYHGKFSFDTFSHEKVVVRRSFLTDIWFRYPPWNDHKLQLFRFGFRYDYLSIVLIALGLKKA; via the exons ATGCTCACACAACTGTTAGCAGCTCAGGCCCAATGTCAGGAATCTGGGTCAAGTTCAGGAAATAATGGAGAGTCTTCTAAGACTAAAGATTTCCTCAGAATGAATCCCCCAATCTTCACGGAGACAAAGAAAGACGAGGACCCTCAGGACTACATTAATGCTCTTCAGAAGATCTCCAGGATTATGATAGTTACAGAAATCGAAGCAGCTACTTTTGAAACCCATCAGCTGCAGAGCGTTGCCAACACTTGGTACGAATCTTGGGAATTATCCCAAGGTGAGGATGCACCTGATGCTACATGGGATGAATTTACAAGCACATTCCTGGACCACTTCATGCCAATAGAAGTCAGAGAAGCTAAGGCTGAGCAATTCCTGAAGCTTAAACAGAATGGCAGGTCAGTTCAGGACTACTATTTGGAATTTATCAGTCTGGCTAAGCATGCTCCAAATATGGTACCGGACATGAGGGCAAGAGTGAGGAGATTTGTTGGGGGTCTTGATTCCCATTTGTATGATGGGGCCAATATTGCTGCACAGAATGGGGGGATGACTATctccaagatggttgctttcgtACAAGGGAACGAGACAAGGCTGAAGGAGGAGGAAGCCttgcagaaagagaaagacaaggagTTCAACAAGAGGGTCAAGTCTAACGGACAGTCAGCG ATCGAGGATGGTTATTATAAAGAGTCTGACTCTATTTATTCATTGAACATAGGTGTATCATTGGAACCATTAATTGGAGCAATAGCAGCTGGAAATGTTATGGTCTTGAAACCCTCAGAGCTAGCTCCTGCATGTTCCTCAGTGCTAGCCAAGACAATCCCAACTTATCTGGATAGCAAAGCTATTAAAGTCATTGAAGGTGATTATTCAGTTGGTCAGAAACTGTTGCAACAGAAATGGGACAAGATTTTCTTTACAG GGAGTACAAAAGTGGCTCAAATTGTCATGGCAGCTGCAGCGAAGCATTTGACTCCAGTGACCCTGGAATTGGGCGGAAAGTGCCCTGCTATCATTGATTCACTCTGCAGTTCGTGGGATAAAAAT ATCGCAATGAAAAGAATTCTTTCTGGGAAATTTGGGACCTGTGCTGGCCAAGTATGTGCTGGAATTGATTATATCCTCGTCAAGAAGACGTTTGCCAGCGAATTG GTACAAATGATTAAACTTGCCATTCCAAAAATGTTTGGAGAAAATCCAAAAGAATCACATTCAATGTCGAGGATCGTTAACAAAACGCATTTCTTGAGAATAAAGAATCTCTTAGATGAGCCAATGGTAAAAGCTTCAATCATATATGGAGGTTCAACCGATGAAGATAATCT GTATATTGAGCCCACATTACTTTTGGATCCTCCAGTGCAAGCAGCAATCATGACTGAAGAAATTTTTGGTCCATTGCTCCCTATCTTAACA ATGGATAACATCGAGGACAGTATTGAATTTATCAATGCAAAGCCTAAGCCACTTGCCATATATGCCTTTACCAAAGATGAAGAGCTCAAAAGGAAGATTATAAGCAGAACATCTTCAGGAAGTGTGGTGTTCAATGATACAATTATCCAA TATGCAGCAGATACACTTCCATTTGGGGGAGTAGGGCAAAGTGGCTTTGGAAGGTACCATGGGAAATTTTCATTTGATACATTTAGCCATGAGAAAGTAGTTGTAAGGAGGAGCTTTCTTACAGACATCTGGTTTAGATATCCTCCTTGGAATGATCATAAGCTTCAACTCTTTCGGTTTGGTTTTAGATATGATTATCTTAGTATAGTTCTTATTGCACTAGGACTAAAGAAGGCTTGA